In Methylocystis echinoides, one genomic interval encodes:
- a CDS encoding heme biosynthesis HemY N-terminal domain-containing protein produces the protein MLFLFFFLIALAVAAYGVEWLIEQPGSLTLEFAGRHIETSIPVAVAGLLLLIAATILVWAILVALVRLPGRISGGSRERRKARGLDVLSQGLVAVGAGDVARARKAAQLAEKLLPEEPLTQLLVAQAAQLSGDPNASAKAFHKMTLKPETKLLGLRGLHVEAKRREDADAAHHFAAAAQAIAPLPWAGAAVLEHLAATGDWEKAREALEKSVTAKAIDLPTAQRYRAVIETAMAMAREGEHPHDALHLARQALKRRPGFVPAAVTAARVLIRHGDQKQAIKLVEGVFASAPHPDLAEVYAEALPGESNSQRAARVEKLVKLAPQAPEGRHALAQAALAGRDFAKAREALKPLIAEGRHPTAHTCLLMAEIEDAENGPSGPVREWLARGSRAPRDPAWIADGVVSRHWLPISPTTGRLDAFEWKTPPHSASPVAGEGRPNNPSAFLAPPARTAELEPAATPAAE, from the coding sequence ATGCTTTTCCTGTTCTTTTTCCTGATCGCGCTCGCGGTGGCCGCCTATGGCGTCGAATGGCTGATCGAGCAGCCGGGCTCGCTGACGCTGGAGTTCGCCGGCCGCCATATCGAAACCTCGATCCCCGTCGCCGTGGCCGGCCTGCTGCTGCTGATCGCCGCGACCATCCTGGTCTGGGCGATTCTCGTCGCCCTCGTGCGCCTGCCGGGCCGCATCAGCGGCGGCTCGCGTGAGCGGCGCAAGGCGCGCGGGCTCGACGTGCTCTCGCAGGGGCTCGTCGCGGTCGGCGCGGGCGACGTGGCGCGCGCCCGCAAGGCCGCGCAGCTCGCCGAGAAGCTTCTCCCCGAGGAGCCGCTGACGCAGCTTCTGGTCGCGCAGGCGGCGCAGCTTTCGGGCGACCCCAACGCCTCGGCCAAGGCCTTTCACAAGATGACCCTGAAGCCCGAGACCAAGCTTCTCGGCCTGCGCGGGCTGCATGTGGAGGCGAAGCGCCGCGAGGACGCCGACGCCGCGCATCATTTCGCCGCCGCGGCGCAGGCGATCGCGCCGCTGCCCTGGGCCGGCGCCGCCGTTCTCGAACATCTCGCGGCGACCGGAGACTGGGAAAAGGCGCGCGAGGCGCTCGAAAAAAGCGTCACGGCCAAGGCGATCGACCTTCCCACGGCGCAGCGCTACCGCGCCGTGATCGAGACCGCCATGGCCATGGCGCGCGAGGGCGAGCATCCGCATGACGCCCTCCATCTCGCCCGCCAGGCCCTCAAGCGCCGGCCGGGGTTCGTTCCCGCCGCGGTCACCGCCGCGCGCGTCCTGATCCGCCATGGCGATCAGAAGCAGGCGATCAAGCTCGTCGAAGGCGTCTTTGCGAGCGCGCCCCATCCCGATCTCGCCGAAGTCTACGCCGAGGCGCTGCCGGGCGAGTCGAACAGTCAGCGCGCCGCACGGGTGGAGAAGCTCGTCAAACTCGCGCCGCAGGCGCCCGAAGGACGGCATGCGCTCGCCCAGGCGGCGCTGGCGGGCCGGGACTTCGCCAAGGCGCGCGAGGCGCTTAAACCGCTCATCGCCGAGGGCCGGCATCCGACGGCCCATACCTGTCTGCTGATGGCGGAAATCGAGGACGCCGAAAACGGCCCGAGCGGGCCGGTGCGCGAGTGGCTCGCCCGCGGCTCGCGCGCCCCGCGCGATCCGGCCTGGATCGCCGATGGCGTCGTCTCCCGACACTGGCTGCCCATTTCGCCGACGACCGGACGTCTCGACGCCTTCGAATGGAAAACCCCGCCCCATTCCGCGTCGCCTGTCGCCGGAGAAGGGCGGCCCAATAACCCGTCCGCCTTCCTCGCGCCTCCCGCGCGCACGGCCGAACTCGAGCCCGCCGCCACGCCGGCCGCTGAATGA
- a CDS encoding ATP-binding cassette domain-containing protein has protein sequence MLEARGLTKRYEGAGAPALDRLDLTVPAGEVFCLLGPNGAGKTTTVNLFLGFLAPTEGQALVCGVDAAKDPLGARARLAYVPETVTLYGALTGLENLGYFVEVSGAATPRSEFLPLLLAAGLPEEAATRPVRAYSKGMRQKVGVAIALARRAQALVLDEPTSGLDPLAANEFAKLIERLRREGLAVLMVTHDLFLAKQCGGRIGVMAQGRLARVFGAEDVDHLGLERAYLDIVASGGTA, from the coding sequence ATGCTCGAAGCGCGGGGTCTCACCAAGCGATATGAGGGCGCCGGGGCGCCGGCGCTCGATCGGCTCGATCTGACCGTTCCGGCCGGGGAGGTCTTTTGCCTGCTCGGCCCCAATGGCGCCGGGAAAACGACGACGGTCAATCTCTTCCTCGGTTTTCTCGCCCCGACGGAGGGGCAGGCGCTGGTATGTGGCGTCGACGCCGCGAAAGACCCGCTCGGCGCGCGGGCGCGGCTCGCCTATGTCCCCGAGACGGTCACGCTCTATGGCGCGCTCACGGGGCTCGAAAATCTTGGCTACTTCGTCGAGGTCTCGGGCGCCGCGACGCCGCGTTCCGAGTTTCTCCCGCTGCTGCTCGCCGCCGGCCTCCCCGAGGAGGCCGCGACGCGGCCGGTGCGCGCCTATTCCAAGGGCATGCGCCAGAAGGTCGGCGTCGCTATCGCGCTGGCGCGGCGCGCGCAGGCGCTGGTGCTGGACGAACCCACTTCCGGGCTCGATCCGCTGGCGGCGAACGAATTCGCCAAGCTGATCGAGCGGCTGCGCCGCGAGGGGCTCGCGGTGCTGATGGTCACCCACGATCTCTTCCTCGCCAAGCAATGCGGCGGGCGCATCGGCGTCATGGCGCAAGGGCGGCTCGCGCGCGTGTTCGGGGCCGAGGACGTCGATCATCTCGGGCTCGAACGCGCCTATCTCGATATCGTCGCTTCGGGAGGCACGGCGTGA
- a CDS encoding ABC transporter permease subunit, translating to MSDLALSPAAASARAPGRFKVIRAVAAKEWLEMRRDRRLVALFAFAALLMLAALGFGAAENARLSRERAAAAEADRELWTSQGAKNPHAAAHFGQYAFKPESPLALADPGVDPYVGTAVWLEAHKQNEAQFRPARDGGTAARLGGLSLAFILQVIAPLVVLLTGFASFAGERESGALKQLLSLGARPGDLLAGKALALFGAAAALLAPAFICAFVAVALLADPSKLSLADQFLRLAVLTLGYGVYLAGFAFLALGVSALARDSRAALVALLAFWLVNAFVAPRLSADLARALAPTPSAQEFRAAIARDKAKTFGHDETHPAFVAFRDETLKKYGVSRVEDLPVSFRGLTLRRDDENGYAIYDKHFGALQAAFDRQDALRTAAGFVFPLLAMQPFSMALAGADSRAQFDFATAAEAHRRLIQNEVSDNIIHFQRDESYVAGPELWRRIAAFSYSSPKAGFALAGAREAIAGLLGWLALTAVFARVAVRRLRPL from the coding sequence GTGAGCGATCTGGCGCTCTCTCCCGCCGCCGCCTCGGCCCGTGCGCCCGGGCGCTTCAAGGTCATCCGCGCCGTCGCCGCCAAGGAATGGCTGGAGATGCGGCGCGACCGCCGGCTGGTCGCGCTGTTCGCTTTCGCCGCGCTCTTGATGCTCGCGGCGCTCGGCTTCGGGGCGGCGGAGAATGCGCGTCTTTCCCGCGAGCGCGCGGCCGCGGCCGAAGCCGATCGCGAGCTCTGGACCAGCCAGGGCGCCAAGAACCCGCACGCGGCCGCCCATTTCGGCCAATACGCGTTCAAGCCGGAAAGCCCGCTCGCGCTCGCCGACCCCGGCGTCGATCCTTATGTCGGGACGGCGGTGTGGCTCGAGGCGCATAAGCAGAACGAGGCGCAGTTCCGCCCGGCGCGCGACGGCGGGACGGCCGCCCGGCTCGGCGGCTTGTCGCTTGCCTTCATCCTGCAGGTCATCGCGCCGCTCGTCGTGTTGCTGACGGGCTTCGCGAGCTTTGCCGGCGAGCGCGAAAGCGGCGCGCTGAAACAGCTTCTGAGCCTCGGCGCGCGGCCGGGCGATCTTCTCGCCGGCAAGGCGCTGGCGCTCTTCGGCGCGGCGGCCGCGCTGCTCGCCCCGGCGTTTATCTGCGCCTTTGTCGCGGTCGCGCTGCTCGCCGATCCGTCGAAACTCTCTCTCGCCGACCAGTTCCTGCGCCTCGCCGTATTGACGCTCGGCTATGGCGTCTATCTGGCGGGTTTCGCCTTTCTCGCCCTCGGGGTCTCGGCGCTCGCCCGCGACAGCCGCGCGGCGCTCGTCGCGCTGCTCGCCTTCTGGCTCGTCAACGCCTTCGTCGCGCCGCGCCTTTCGGCCGATCTCGCGCGCGCGCTGGCGCCGACGCCGAGCGCGCAGGAATTCCGCGCAGCCATCGCCAGGGACAAGGCGAAAACCTTCGGCCATGACGAGACGCATCCCGCCTTCGTCGCCTTTCGCGACGAGACGCTCAAGAAATACGGCGTCTCGCGCGTCGAGGATCTGCCGGTAAGCTTTCGCGGCCTGACGCTGCGCCGCGACGACGAAAACGGCTACGCGATCTACGACAAGCATTTCGGCGCGCTGCAGGCGGCGTTCGACCGCCAGGACGCGCTGCGGACGGCGGCGGGCTTCGTCTTCCCGCTTCTGGCGATGCAGCCGTTCTCCATGGCGCTCGCCGGCGCGGACAGCCGCGCGCAATTCGATTTCGCGACCGCCGCCGAGGCGCATCGCCGGCTGATCCAGAACGAGGTCAGCGACAACATCATCCACTTCCAGCGCGACGAGAGCTACGTCGCGGGTCCGGAGCTGTGGCGGCGCATCGCCGCCTTTTCCTATTCGTCGCCCAAGGCCGGCTTTGCGCTTGCCGGCGCGCGCGAGGCCATCGCGGGGCTGCTCGGCTGGCTGGCGCTCACCGCGGTTTTCGCACGCGTCGCGGTTCGCCGCCTGAGGCCGCTATGA